The following proteins come from a genomic window of Nitrospirota bacterium:
- the cobD gene encoding threonine-phosphate decarboxylase CobD → MEHVAGSHGGDVFGMARALGTGPEDIVDFSASVNPLGVPESVLAVLREALDGTLLTHYPDPEATPLTEAFARRYGLEPQSILTGNGSTELISLLPRALRPKTVIVPSPTFSEYRRASRLVGAEVRHVVLRREEGFRLGIEDFIRALPGAQMAFLCNPNNPTGEVLPRADVLALAHAARSHGCMLVVDEAFMDFCPEHSVLGVESSHLVVLRSLTKFFALPGLRVGLSVLPPGVREKVSREKDPWSVNALAIRAGAAALEDEDYRARTLAFMAKEKAFLEARFGELGIGYIPSAANYYALEVGDAAFVREQLLRRRLAVRDCTNFEAMGRGYIRVAVRTRRENEMLLRELARLRERAWRSS, encoded by the coding sequence ATGGAGCACGTAGCCGGTTCCCACGGTGGAGACGTCTTCGGGATGGCCAGGGCCCTGGGCACGGGGCCGGAGGACATCGTGGATTTCAGCGCATCCGTCAATCCCCTGGGCGTTCCCGAGAGCGTGCTCGCGGTCCTCCGGGAGGCCCTGGATGGAACCCTTCTTACCCACTACCCCGACCCGGAGGCCACCCCCCTTACGGAGGCCTTTGCCCGGCGTTACGGCCTGGAACCGCAGAGCATCCTCACCGGAAATGGAAGCACCGAGCTTATCTCTCTCCTCCCGCGGGCCCTGAGGCCGAAGACGGTCATCGTCCCGTCCCCCACCTTCAGCGAGTACCGGAGGGCCTCCCGCCTGGTGGGGGCCGAGGTGCGACATGTCGTGCTTCGGAGGGAGGAGGGCTTCCGTCTCGGCATTGAGGACTTCATCCGGGCGCTCCCGGGTGCCCAGATGGCCTTCCTCTGCAATCCCAATAACCCCACGGGAGAGGTTCTCCCCAGGGCCGACGTGCTTGCCCTGGCCCACGCGGCCCGTTCCCACGGATGCATGCTTGTGGTGGACGAGGCCTTCATGGACTTCTGCCCGGAGCACTCGGTGCTTGGCGTGGAGAGTTCCCACCTAGTCGTGCTCCGCTCTCTTACCAAGTTTTTCGCCCTTCCGGGGCTTCGGGTGGGGCTTTCTGTCCTGCCCCCGGGCGTAAGGGAAAAAGTCAGCCGCGAGAAGGACCCCTGGAGCGTAAACGCGCTTGCCATAAGGGCCGGTGCCGCTGCCCTGGAGGACGAGGACTACCGCGCTCGGACGCTGGCCTTCATGGCGAAGGAGAAGGCTTTTCTCGAGGCTCGCTTCGGCGAGCTGGGCATCGGCTATATACCCTCCGCCGCGAACTACTACGCCCTGGAGGTGGGGGACGCCGCCTTCGTGCGGGAGCAGCTTCTTCGGCGCCGGCTGGCCGTGCGGGACTGCACGAACTTCGAGGCAATGGGACGGGGCTACATACGGGTGGCGGTGCGCACCCGCAGGGAGAACGAGATGCTTCTTCGCGAGCTGGCGCGGCTGAGGGAGAGGGCATGGCG